One Sphingomicrobium sp. XHP0239 DNA segment encodes these proteins:
- a CDS encoding DUF4440 domain-containing protein, which yields MQDQEIRDFEHSLWVGDAANYEAKMDSENVVIVVPSEPFIMNGTQAIDAVESTPRWAEAELTDLTIARPEHGMIVIAYHAKARRDGDDADYEAWCTSTYRRLDDEEWRVVQHSQMVPPAA from the coding sequence ATGCAAGACCAGGAAATCAGAGATTTCGAACATAGCCTGTGGGTAGGCGACGCCGCCAACTACGAAGCGAAGATGGACAGCGAGAATGTCGTGATCGTCGTACCGTCCGAACCGTTCATCATGAACGGAACACAGGCCATCGACGCGGTCGAGAGCACGCCGCGCTGGGCAGAGGCGGAGCTCACGGATCTCACTATCGCGCGGCCCGAACACGGGATGATCGTCATCGCCTATCATGCGAAGGCGCGCCGCGATGGCGACGATGCCGATTACGAGGCGTGGTGCACGTCGACCTATCGACGTCTGGACGATGAGGAATGGCGTGTGGTGCAGCACAGCCAGATGGTGCCGCCCGCCGCCTGA